ACGTCGACTGGAATGTCTTTCGCTAATTCTCTCTCTGTATCATCGCCAAAATCATTTGGTGGATTGCGAAACGAGATGATGGAAGTCGCTCCTATGACGTCTCGGATGAACGGAAATACTATCGACAGTGTTACAGTTTCAGACGAAGCTCTGTCAGTGGACAAGAAAATAATCAAAAATGGCAACCTTAGTTTGAAAGTCGATGATACCGATGTATCGAGTACGAAAATCAGTGCTATTGCAAGAAATAATAGTGGAGAAGTGTTCGCCTCCAATTTCTATCAGAGTGGAAACAACGTGAAGAGTGGTACGATCACTGTGAAAGTCCCAGTAGCGTTTTTCGAAAAGACGTTTGGAGAGATCAAAGAGGTTGCTTCTCTCGTCATATCAGAATCGACGACAGGACAGGATGTGACCGAACAATATACTGATCTCAAAGCGCAACTGAGCAATGCACAAGCAGAAGAACAATCATTTATCAAGATCCTCGATCAAGCCGTCAAAATAGATGATGTCCTCGCAGTCACGAGAGAACTCGCTCGCGTCAGAGGCACGATAGAGAGACTAGAGGGGAGCATGAAGTATCTCGAATCGCAAACGGATATGTCGACAATCGCGATCAGCTTGACGGAGAATCAAAACATCACCGTTTCAGACTCTTGGCGACCGTTTCAAGTGATGAAAGATGCTGTGAATTCTCTCATCGAGAATCTTCAAGGCTTTGTAGATTTTGTGATTCGTTTCATCGTTACAGTCCTTCCATTTCTTATCATCTGGGGCGTCATCATCTGGGGTGTATACAAGATAGGAAGAAAAATATATCAGAAAATAATGGCAAAGAACGAGAACGTATAAGAAAATTAATGTATAAACTCTATGAACTTCGATATCCCGACGCCACCAGCTGAAAAAGGACGACAGATTCTCACTGCCGAAGAAGTAAAAGCAAAGATTGAAAAATTGAGTGGGAAAGAAAACCAAGAAGTGATCAGAATGTTGGAAGACGAAAAGGGCGTCTATCTGTATGAAGTCGTCGCCGTAGATGACAAGGGAGATGCCTCACTGTTTTCTTATAGGCGATCAGGAAACTTTCAGGAAACAAAAAGAGCCTCCACTGGAGTTGATGTTGCATATTTCATCGGTCCTATCGAAGATGATATGTGTGTCGGCGG
This DNA window, taken from Candidatus Moraniibacteriota bacterium, encodes the following:
- a CDS encoding DUF4349 domain-containing protein, which gives rise to MNKVLKISGLVLLGLFVVSAIVAIFTSTYRGSMMRASQTSTGMSFANSLSVSSPKSFGGLRNEMMEVAPMTSRMNGNTIDSVTVSDEALSVDKKIIKNGNLSLKVDDTDVSSTKISAIARNNSGEVFASNFYQSGNNVKSGTITVKVPVAFFEKTFGEIKEVASLVISESTTGQDVTEQYTDLKAQLSNAQAEEQSFIKILDQAVKIDDVLAVTRELARVRGTIERLEGSMKYLESQTDMSTIAISLTENQNITVSDSWRPFQVMKDAVNSLIENLQGFVDFVIRFIVTVLPFLIIWGVIIWGVYKIGRKIYQKIMAKNENV